The genomic segment TACCCACTGTCTGCACCATAAGCGAACCTGGCGTCCGGTGTCCGGACAGCGGGAGATGATTGAAATGCAGGGCACTCCTCCCAAACCCAAGAAAAAAGCCGCGGCCAAGACAGAGGAAGCCGGCGGATAACCGAAATTGGAAGGTGCGGCGCTTAGTGGCGCTGCAAAGAGCGAGGCGGCGGATGACCGGGCCCAAACAGGGTTCGGTCATCCGCTTTTTTTGAGGCTGGTGGTTCTTTACGAAGCTGCAGGAAATGCATAGTTTAACCCGCTTCGGCGTTCATCTTGACGGAAGACGCGCGTAATGTTCCTTATGCGTAGATAATGACCCGCTTCAGAAAAACCTTGAGGGGGAGTCAGGATCGCAATTGAAATCGGTATTGAAATCGAAATAAACAAATGCGTTACTGAATGACCGCGGTTTCATACCGGGTACTTGCGTCAGCTAGAATGCAAATCGGAATATGAGGTGGATATGGATGCAGCACACTATTTGTTGGCCGCCAATGCGGCGGTCTGGATCGGTCTGGGGGGCTACATTGTTTTTTTGGCCCGCCGTCAGGCCATGATGGAACAACGGCTTCAACACCTGGAGGCTCTGGATAATGAGCAGTACGACAGTCGACCCTCATGATCAGGGACGCCGCCTGGTCGTGGCGGTCATCGCCCTCGGCCTGGTCCTGTTGGTTATCGGATCAGTCATTTACCGTTTGCAGAATCCAAGTTTGACGATGGTGTCCCGGCCATCGGAGACTTCGATGGCCATGAGTGAAATCACCGAGCTGATGGCCCGGCTGGACAGAGAACCGAATCATCTGCCGACCATGATGGCTTTGGGCGACCAGTTCATGCGCATGGGATCCTATGAGCGCGCGGCTGTTTTTTGGAGACGGTCCATCGCTCAGGACCCGACCTTGGAGCGGGCCTTGAATGGTCTTGGCGTAGCCTATTACAACATGGATCAGTTCACGGAGTCAGCGGAGCAGTTTGCGCGCATTGTGGAAATTTCGCCAGGCAATTACCGGGCGCATTTCAACCTGGGCATGCTCCAAAAGCATTATCTTGACGAACCCGAGTTGGCCCGCATGTCCTTTCAACGGGTTCTGGAATTGAATCCCGAAGATGAAGAAATGGTTAATCGCGTTCGTGCCGAATTGGCCGAGATGTCACCGAGCCCCGGCTCTGAAGAGTAGGGAACACCTTCAGACCCGACCCGTTCAGACCCTATGAAACGCTTGACCGCCCGGGGAGCTCGCTGAGGTTCCCGGGCGGTCAAGCGTTTTTTCGTTTGGAGCCCCGGTTTTTCTGCGTCCAATCATGCAAGCAGTGCCCATAATACAGCGGCATCTTTGATCGTTTCTCCAGTTTTCAACCTGACCCAGACTCTTTTGGCGAGGTTCGAAGGACGTACATCACCAGCCTGGTGTCCATGCCGGGAAGTTCCACCTCACCTCCCGACTCCAGCCCGTGGCCCCGGCCATGGGCGTGGATAAAATCCGCGCTGGCCGCAACCCGCACATCCAGGGCCCGGGTGAGCCGTTCGATCCGGCTGGCCACGTTCACGGAATGGCCCATGACCGTGTATTCCATCCGTTCCGGACTGCCGATGTTTCCGGCCAGAATCGGTCCACAATGCAGACCGATGGAATTGCGTAGCCGCAAGTCCGAGTCCAGTGACAAGTGTTCGTTCAGGACGTCGCACCGGGCGATCATCTCCCTGGCCGCGTTCAGGGCCGCATGTTGTTCCTGTTTGAGGGGGACGGGATGCCCGAAAACCGCCAGGACCATGTCGCCGACAAACTTGTCGACAATGCCGCCGTGGCGTTGAATAACCTCGACCATGGCCGTGAGGTAGTCATTGAGCAGGCTCACCAGCAGTTTGGGGGGCAGTCGCTGGCACAACCGGGAGAAACCGCGCAGATCGCAGACCAGCAGGGTGGCGTGATGCATATTCCCACCCAGCTCCAGCTGGTTGTCCAGCAGGTGCTGCATGGCCTGGGCACCCAGCACCTTGCCAAGGCTGGATTTCATCAGGGCTTTTTCGCGCAACTCCGATACCATGATGTTATAGCTTCTGGCCGAAGCGGCAAGTTCACCTGTTCCGGATTCATCCAGCCGTTGGGTGTAGTCCCCCTCGCCAACCTTGAGCAATGCATGTTGCAGCATGGCCAGAGGGCGGAAGATGCTGCGACTGAAATACCAGCCCATGCTGATGGCCAGGATCAGGGCTATACCCAGGGAAATCAGCCCGGCTTGACGGATAGCGGCCAATTTTTCCTCCATGGTGATCACGGACATGTCGATGCCGATGAGACCCACGGGGCGTCCTGATGAATCGTGGATCGGGGCGTATGCCGAGATGGTTTTGCCCCATTGATCCAGATGAGGGCGATGTTCCGCGGTGGGCCGGACAAACCCATGCAGCATCTCCCGGGTCGGGTTGGGATAGAGGGCGCCAATGGGCTCCGGCAGTTCATCTTCACTGATGATCCCGTCGCCGTCGTCGTCATAGGCCGGGGAGTCAACAATGAAACGGACCTGGCCGTTCTCCAGGCGCATGGTATAGGCAAACAGGTATTCAGCGCTGGTTTGGGCGATGATGCCCATGAGTTCCTGGATGGATTGGTAGGTGGGCGAGTCCATTTGCTCAGGGGTGGTCAGGGTCTTCAGGTCGTCACCGTTTACGAGCATGGCCGCGATTTTGGCCGTGGAAAGAAGTTGATCACGAACGGATTCCACCATGGCCGACCTGGCCTGATAATAGAAAAAAGAGCCTGTGGCCCCGGAAGCCAGGACGGCGATCAGCAAAATGCCCAGAAAAAGTTTGACGCTCAGTCGCATGGTTCGGAAGTCTCCTGTGCCGGGGTATGGCTCGACCGGGTGAAGTGGATGCCTGTCGGGGTGATCCGGGCAATTTTGCTGCCGGGAAATTGAATGGTTGCCGTGTTTGATCCCCTCTGCCAGGCTTGGTCCAGGCGCAACAGGGAATCGTGCAGGGTCTGACCGGGGCCGAGATCATCGATGACGGCCTTGTAGAGACGCAGGCGCAACCCCGGATGCAGCGTATGGAGCAAAGAGGATTGCAGCAGCAAGCCGGCCTGCGCAGGTCCGTGCTCGGTTTCGCGTTTTTTCTCTGCCTGCGCCTCCCGGAGCAAAGGGGTGGTCATCGTTGCAAAAAGGTCGGCATCCATTTCCCCCTGCCGGTGCAGCCGGGTGATGTTTCGCAAGAACCGCGGGTTTTCCCGGATCAACAAGGGCATCAGGTTCCAGCGCACGCGGTTGCGGGTCTGCCGGGTGTCCGAATTGCTGGCGTCCTCGGACCAGGCGACATTGATGGCCACCAGAAAGCGACGGAGGTCCTGTTTGGAGGTGTGCAGCAGGGGTCGCAGCAGACGGCGGGTCGGATCCCAGCTGGGCATGCCAGCCAGCCCCGGCCATCCGGTTCCGCGGATCAGGCGCATCAGCACGTCCTCGGCTAGGTCGTCGGCATGATGGGCCGTGAGCAGCAGATCGGCATTGAGGCGGCGGCGCACCCCGAACAGAAAACGGTAGCGCAGGGTTCGCCCGGCTTCCTCCACGCCTATTCCGGTTGACCGGGCGTATCGGGCGACATTGCTGCTTGCGGTGCTGATCGGAACACCCAGACGGCAACACAGATCAGCGATACAGCGGACCTCTTGGCTGGATTCCGAGCGCAACCCGTGATCCAGATGGGCGACGCTGATGGTGCATCCCAGGCGAGGAGCCAGACAATGCAGGATCAACAACAGGGCCGTGGAATCGCTCCCGGCGGAACAGGCCAGCAGCAGGTGGCGATGCTGCAGGGGAAGGGCAAGGTCGCGGAGAAGAAACCGTTCAATATCCAGGCAGAACCGCGCCCAGGTCGCCGGAAGGTCCTGGATGCGGGAAGGAAGAGCAGGGCTGGGCATGCGCGGGCCTCAAGCAGAAGGCTGTGGGAGTATTCCGCGTTTCTGTAAATCAGGATTGGGAGGATTCTGCATTTTTTAATGAGCCTTACGCCTTTAGGCCGTATCTTCAGGGCTGGATTTCAGCCCCCTAAGGGTGACATGCTATAGCCCAGCAACGCC from the Desulfonatronum thioautotrophicum genome contains:
- a CDS encoding CcmD family protein, with product MDAAHYLLAANAAVWIGLGGYIVFLARRQAMMEQRLQHLEALDNEQYDSRPS
- a CDS encoding tetratricopeptide repeat protein; its protein translation is MSSTTVDPHDQGRRLVVAVIALGLVLLVIGSVIYRLQNPSLTMVSRPSETSMAMSEITELMARLDREPNHLPTMMALGDQFMRMGSYERAAVFWRRSIAQDPTLERALNGLGVAYYNMDQFTESAEQFARIVEISPGNYRAHFNLGMLQKHYLDEPELARMSFQRVLELNPEDEEMVNRVRAELAEMSPSPGSEE
- a CDS encoding adenylate/guanylate cyclase domain-containing protein produces the protein MRLSVKLFLGILLIAVLASGATGSFFYYQARSAMVESVRDQLLSTAKIAAMLVNGDDLKTLTTPEQMDSPTYQSIQELMGIIAQTSAEYLFAYTMRLENGQVRFIVDSPAYDDDGDGIISEDELPEPIGALYPNPTREMLHGFVRPTAEHRPHLDQWGKTISAYAPIHDSSGRPVGLIGIDMSVITMEEKLAAIRQAGLISLGIALILAISMGWYFSRSIFRPLAMLQHALLKVGEGDYTQRLDESGTGELAASARSYNIMVSELREKALMKSSLGKVLGAQAMQHLLDNQLELGGNMHHATLLVCDLRGFSRLCQRLPPKLLVSLLNDYLTAMVEVIQRHGGIVDKFVGDMVLAVFGHPVPLKQEQHAALNAAREMIARCDVLNEHLSLDSDLRLRNSIGLHCGPILAGNIGSPERMEYTVMGHSVNVASRIERLTRALDVRVAASADFIHAHGRGHGLESGGEVELPGMDTRLVMYVLRTSPKESGSG
- the tilS gene encoding tRNA lysidine(34) synthetase TilS — protein: MPSPALPSRIQDLPATWARFCLDIERFLLRDLALPLQHRHLLLACSAGSDSTALLLILHCLAPRLGCTISVAHLDHGLRSESSQEVRCIADLCCRLGVPISTASSNVARYARSTGIGVEEAGRTLRYRFLFGVRRRLNADLLLTAHHADDLAEDVLMRLIRGTGWPGLAGMPSWDPTRRLLRPLLHTSKQDLRRFLVAINVAWSEDASNSDTRQTRNRVRWNLMPLLIRENPRFLRNITRLHRQGEMDADLFATMTTPLLREAQAEKKRETEHGPAQAGLLLQSSLLHTLHPGLRLRLYKAVIDDLGPGQTLHDSLLRLDQAWQRGSNTATIQFPGSKIARITPTGIHFTRSSHTPAQETSEPCD